A single window of Mytilus trossulus isolate FHL-02 unplaced genomic scaffold, PNRI_Mtr1.1.1.hap1 h1tg000211l__unscaffolded, whole genome shotgun sequence DNA harbors:
- the LOC134701049 gene encoding myogenic factor 5-like: MAENSALSPNQNLENDDSVPIDLTKDSNDNSSETDNVINRRKRKPKKFENLSDIDIEERRNTANVQERKRMKKLSKALEDLRKCIPAEYHLTNRKMSKIRTLKLAVNYIASLTDIIDRDNLLKQQTFHLESQMIQSTYSYLMPSPIVQQGNISTVQQSGFSPYHTPCISSEHNRLPKRHLNFSPFCGTPIPSMISQGRQLTYQTPVKSEPTPYRIPEMIERRRTSTFSSPSFIGDLRNMNEVNTSFLSPMTDDSDVGSGPSRLTDTKQYAYTLDGISPLPEEEKFRGTDCVFDPRRRIKKIE, translated from the coding sequence ATGGCCGAAAATTCTGCTCTCAGTCCAAATCAAAACTTAGAAAATGATGATTCTGTGCCGATTGATTTAACCAAAGATTCTAATGATAATAGTAGTGAAACTGATAATGTGATTAACAGACGAAAACGAAAGCCGAAAAAGTTCGAAAATTTATCTGACATTGACATTGAAGAAAGGAGGAATACTGCAAACGTCCAGGAAAGAAAACGTATGAAAAAGTTATCGAAAGCTCTTGAAGATCTCCGAAAGTGTATACCGGCCGAATATCACCTAACCAACcgaaaaatgtctaaaattcGGACTCTTAAATTAGCTGTTAATTACATTGCTTCTTTAACAGATATAATTGACAGAGACaatttgttaaaacaacaaaCTTTCCACCTTGAAAGTCAGATGATACAATCAACATATTCGTATTTGATGCCTTCGCCCATAGTTCAACAAGGGAACATTTCCACCGTGCAGCAGTCAGGGTTTTCGCCGTATCACACGCCTTGTATTAGTTCCGAACACAACAGACTACCAAAACGACACTTAAATTTCTCTCCTTTTTGTGGAACACCAATTCCGTCGATGATTTCGCAGGGAAGACAGTTAACATATCAGACTCCGGTGAAATCAGAACCAACTCCGTATAGGATTCCGGAAATGATCGAAAGACGGCGTACAAGTACCTTTTCGTCTCCGTCCTTTATTGGTGATCTTAGAAATATGAATGAAGTAAATACAAGTTTTCTAAGCCCAATGACAGACGATAGTGATGTGGGGTCTGGACCTTCACGTTTAACCGATACAAAACAGTATGCATACACTTTAGATGGAATCAGTCCACTTCCAGAAGAGGAAAAATTCAGAGGAACTGACTGTGTGTTTGATCCAAGACGGAGAATCAAGAAAATAGAATGA
- the LOC134701050 gene encoding stress response protein NhaX-like: protein MEENYRTVLLAMDGSDHSDHAYRWYLKYLRQASDYVVFVHCPELTQSQLSCFISKCTHQLKTMILEHEQETRLLLARLHEHLKREKISGKIVRKLGDPKEQILKVANEENVDCIVTGNRGRNKTRLGVMGSVSSFLVHHSKVPVLIVKKDLCNN from the exons atGGAAGAAAATTACAGAACAGTTTTACTGGCTATGGACGGAAGTGACCACTCGGACCATGCTTATCGAT GGTATCTAAAGTACTTAAGGCAAGCATCTGATTATGTTGTGTTTGTTCACTGTCCCGAATTGACACAGTCACAGCTTTCAT GTTTCATATCCAAATGTACACATCAACTCAAGACAATGATATTAGAGCACGAACAAGAAACGAGGTTACTTTTGGCGCGACTACATGAACATCTGAAAAGGGAAAAA ATTTCAGGAAAAATTGTGCGGAAACTAGGAGACCCAAAAGAACAAATTCTTAAAGTAGCCAACGAAGAAAATGTAGACTGTATCGTAACCGGAAATCGAGGACGAAATAAAACGCGTTTAGGTGTTATGGGTAGTGTTAGTTCATTTTTAGTACATCATTCAAAAGTGCCTGTCCTTATTGTGAAAAAGGACTTGTGTAACAATtaa